A genome region from Arachis duranensis cultivar V14167 chromosome 8, aradu.V14167.gnm2.J7QH, whole genome shotgun sequence includes the following:
- the LOC107461353 gene encoding uncharacterized protein LOC107461353, translated as MYIRNRRRGHTSIGRRVNTLPLRRDALDNIIGEGGDRNCIWELRMSLNAFATLCELLQVQGGLDEDGIFTRYCVRNGLKIPIGCYYLVDAGYTNGRGFLSPYRNVRYHVNEWVQGHRAPQNRLELFNKKHSSARNVIERCFGLLKKRWAILRSPSFYPIRVQSHIIIACCLLQNFIRMNMDVDPEEDATLLPEHIPVGDDTIVDEADTIDVVESSHEWTQWREDLATEMWKIWRGERGA; from the exons atgtatattaggaATAGAAGGCGGGGTCATACTTCGATTGGTCGAAGAGTGAACACATTGCCATTAAGGCGAGATGCATTAGATAATATCATTGGGGAGGGTGGAGATAGAAATTGCATATGGGAGTTAAGAATGAGTTTAAATGCATTTGCAACTTTATGTGAATTGCTACAAGTTCAAGGTGGATTAGACGAAGACG GTATTTTCACAAGGTATTGTGTTCGTAATGGCTTGAAAATACCTATTG GGTGTTATTACTTAGTGGATGCTGGCTAtaccaatgggagaggattttTATCTCCTTATAGAAATGTTCGCTATCATGTGAATGAGTGGGTTCAAGGTCATCGGGCACCACAAAATCGTCTAGAGTTATTTAATAAGAAGCATTCTTCGGCTAGAAATGTGATTGAGCGGTGCTTTGGGTTGCTTAAGAAAAGATGGGCAATTCTACGAAGTCCCTCGTTCTATCCTATTAGGGTTCAAAGCCACATTATTATTGCTTGttgtttgttacaaaattttattcgtATGAACATGGATGTTGATCCCGAAGAAGATGCAACTCTTTTGCCAGAACACATACCGGTAGGAGATGATACTATTGTTGATGAAGCTGACACTATTGATGTTGTGGAAAGTAGCCATGAGTGGACTCAATGGCGTGAGGACCTAGCAACCGAGATGTGGAAAATATGGAGAGGAGAACGTGGCGCGTAA
- the LOC107461354 gene encoding uncharacterized protein LOC107461354: MASTPRQWTEQETEQFVAFMEELVVEGKRADAGQFKPGAFQKLADKMNEKFPGCGLTVKHIRNKHKRLKEKYMFVAEMLGCSGFGWNSEKMCVEVDSKQVLEAWGKGRNVTLYTPGKPFPLFERLGGIFGKDRATGLDACSGKDAEEDVTPGSTFAATTAGGLGLGGDDVDMEDLAAGESELPNTFSTSFASSSEKIQGRHTATRKSNDAAVLSNLAETFKAAVEDQGKHVQVLANAMSGVNEQVNLGRTLKSLGFNTMEIVQIAKKFVQNPELKATFWSLDEEKAAFARDIMKIF, encoded by the exons ATGGCCTCCACACCCCGCCAATGGACTGAACAAGAAACTGAACAATTTGTGGCGTTCATGGAGGAATTGGTTGTTGAAGGCAAGAGGGCAGATGCCGGTCAATTTAAGCCAGGGGCATTTCAAAAGCTGGCGGATAAGATGAATGAGAAGTTCCCTGGATGTGGTCTCACTGTGAAGCACATCAGAAACAAACACAAGCGcctgaaagaaaaatatatgtttGTGGCTGAGATGTTGGGTTGTAGTGGTTTTGGGTGGAATTCTGAAAAGATGTGTGTTGAAGTGGATAGTAAACAAGTATTGGAAGCTTGGGGAAAG GGTCGCAATGTTACACTCTACACTCCAGGCAAGCCATTTCCGTTGTTTGAACGTCTTGGGGGTATTTTTGGCAAGGATAGAGCTActggtcttgatgcatgcagTGGAAAAGATGCTGAAGAAGATGTCACACCGGGCTCTACATTTGCTGCGACCACAGCTGGTGGGTTGGGTTTAGGCGGAGACGATGTTGACATGGAGGACTTAGCAGCTGGCGAGAGCGAACTACCCAATACTTTTTCAACCTCATTTGCTTCGTCAAGTGAGAAGATTCAGGGACGTCACACTGCAACTAGAAAAAGCAATGATGCTGCAGTCCTATCAAACTTAGCTGAAACTTTTAAAGCTGCGGTTGAGGATCAAGGAAAGCATGTGCAGGTTCTAGCCAATGCAATGTCTGGTGTTAATGAGCAAGTGAATCTTGGCCGAACGCTAAAGAGTCTTGGTTTTAACACAATGGAGATCGTGCAAATTGCAAAGAAATTTGTGCAGAATCCAGAATTGAAGGCAACCTTTTGGAGTTTGGACGAAGAAAAGGCGGCATTCGCACGAGATATCATGAAAATTTTTTAG
- the LOC107461478 gene encoding LRR receptor-like serine/threonine-protein kinase ERL2 produces the protein MDLSDNQLYGDLPLSISKLKQLEFLNLKRNQLTGPIPTTLSQIPNLKTLDLAQNKLIGEIPRLLYWNEVLQYLGLRGNMLTGTLSHDICQLTGLWYFDVRGNNLTGTIPDSIGNCTSFEILDISYNQISGEIPYNIGFLQVATLSLQGNRLFECIRSIQRKKISRNKATRGEDKALVSYDGCWDINRL, from the exons AT GGATTTGTCTGACAATCAGCTATATGGTGATTTACCTTTGTCCATATCAAAGCTGAAACAGCTTGAGTTTTT GAATTTGAAGAGGAATCAGTTGACTGGTCCCATTCCCACAACTTTATCCCAAATCCCAAACCTGAAAACCCT CGATCTTGCACAAAACAAGCTCATTGGAGAGATACCTAGACTACTCTATTGGAATGAAGTCTTGCAGTACCT TGGATTGCGAGGGAACATGTTGACTGGAACTTTGTCCCATGATATCTGTCAATTAACTGGTCTGTGGTATTT TGATGTAAGAGGCAATAACTTGACTGGAACTATACCTGACAGCATTGGGAACTGTACAAGTTTTGAAATATT GGACATCTCATATAATCAGATTTCTGGAGAGATTCCCTATAATATTGGATTTCTTCAAGTGGCTACATT GTCACTTCAAGGAAATAGACTTTTTGAATGCATAAGGAGCatacaaagaaagaaaatctcAAGGAATAAAGCTACAAGAGGAGAAGACAAAGCGCTAGTATCTTATGATGGCTGTTGGGATATTAATAGACTTTGA